The genomic stretch CGGGCTCGCGGGCCGCGCCCGGCACGGTGAGCGGCTCGACCGACCGGGTCGGGCTGGACGCCCTGGTCGACTACCGCTGGGAGGTGGCGCTCGGCGACCAGCCGTTGACCGAGGAGGAGCTGGCTCGGCTGGCGGAGGTGAAGACGCCGCTGGTGCGGCTGCGCGGGCAATGGGTGGAGCTGGATCCGAAGCGACTCGCCGCCGGGCTGCGGCTGTTGCGGTCCACCGGCGAGCTGACCGTCGCCGACCTGCTGCGGCTCGGGCTCGTCGACGGTACGCAACCGGACGCCCTGCCGGTGCTGGAGGTGACCGCCGACGGGGCGTTGGGCGACCTGCTGGCCGGTTCGGTGGAGCGGCGGCTCACGCCGCTGGACCCGCCACCGTCGTTCCACGGCACGCTGCGGCCGTACCAGCGGCGGGGGCTGGCCTGGCTGGCGTTCCTTCAGTCGCTGGGGCTGGGCGGGGTGCTCGCCGACGACATGGGGCTGGGCAAGACGGTGCAGTTGCTGGCTCTGCTGGCCGGTGACCCGGCCGAGGCCGGTGCGACCCTGCTGGTCTGCCCGATGTCGCTGGTCGGGAACTGGCAGCGGGAGGCGGCCCGGTTCGCCCCGGGGTTGCGCGTACACGTGCACCACGGCGCGCAGCGGGCGCGGGGAGACGACGTCGGTGCCGCCGCGCAGGAGGCGGACCTGGTGCTCACCACGTACTCGGTGGCCGCGCGGGACGCGGTGGACCTGGCCGGGGTGGACTGGCACCGGGTGGTGCTGGACGAGGCGCAGGCGATCAAGAACGCCGCCACCCGGCAGGCCGAGGCGGTGCGGGCGCTGCCCGCGCGGCACCGGCTGGCGGTGACCGGTACGCCGGTGGAGAACCGGCTCGCCGACCTCTGGTCCATCATGCAGTTCGCCAATCCGGGGTTGCTCGGTCCGGCCGCGACCTTTCGAAAGCGTTTCGCCGAGCCGATCGAGCGGCACGGCGACGCCGACACCGCCGAGCGGCTGCGCCGGATAACCGGCCCGTTCGTGCTGCGTCGGCTCAAGACGGACGCGTCTATCATCTCGGACCTGCCGGAGAAGCTGGAGATGGAGGTCGTCTGCAACCTCACGGCCGAGCAGGCGGCGCTCTACCGGGTGGTGGTCGACGACATGCTGGCCCGGATCGAGTCCTCCGAGGGCATCGAGCGGCGGGGTCTGGTGCTGGCCACGATGACCCGGCTCAAGCAGGTCTGCAACCATCCGGCGCAGCTGCTGCGTGACGGTTCCCCGTTGGACGGACGCTCCGGCAAGCTCGCCCGGTTGGCGGAGATCCTCGACGAGGTCCTGGCGGCGGGGGAGAAGGCGCTGCTGTTCACCCAGTACGCCGAGTTCGGCGGGATGCTGCGCGGCCACCTGGCGGCCCGGTTCGGCCGGGAGGTGCTGTTCCTGCACGGCGGGGTCGGCAAGGCCGACCGGGACGAGATGGTGACCCGCTTCCAGTCCGACGGCGGACCCGCCCTGTTCGTGCTCTCCCTCAAGGCCGGCGGGACGGGGTTGACGTTGACCGCCGCCAACCATGTGGTGCACGTCGACCGGTGGTGGAACCCGGCGGTGGAGGACCAGGCCACCGACCGGGCGTTCCGGATCGGGCAGCGCCGCCGGGTCCAGGTCCGCAAGTTCGTCTGCGCCGGCACGGTGGAGGAGAAGGTCGCCGCGCTGATCGCCGAGAAGCGCGGCCTTGCCGCGTCGGTCGTCGGCACCGGCGAGCAGTGGATCACGGAGCTGTCCACCACCCAGTTGCGGGAGCTGTTCGTGTTGGAGGCCGGGGCGGTGGCCGAGTGAACGAGGGCAGGTTCGCCGACTACGGCCGGCCGCGTCGGGTCGACGGCGGGCTGCGCGCCCGCAGCACCCGGGGCGCCATCGGGGTGTCCTGGTGGTCGCGCCGGTTCCTGGAGGTGCTGGAGTCGTTCGCGCTCGGCACCCGACTGACCCGGGGCCGCGCCTACGCGCGGGCCGGCCAGGTGGTACGCCTCGACGTCCACCCCGGACGGGTGGACGCGGTGGTGCAGGGATCACGACCCCGGCCGTACGAGGTCCGGGTCGCGTTCCCGCCGTTCCCGGCCGACCTCTGGGCACGGATCGAGACCGAGTTGGCCGCCCAGGCGTTCTTCAGCGCCCGGCTGCTCGCCGGTGACCTGCCGGCCGAGTTGGAGGAACTGCTCGCCACGGTCGGCGCACCGCTGTTCCCCGCCGCAGTGACCGACCTGGCACAGCACTGCTCCTGCCCGGACGCGGCGGTGCCCTGCAAACACCTCGCGGCCACCTTCTACCTGCTCGCCGAGGCGTTCGACGCGGACCCGTTCGCCCTGCTGCACTGGCGGGGCCGCAGCCGGCCCGATCTGCTCGCCAGACTGCGCGAGCTGCGCGGCACCGCGACCGGGTCCGTCGGTGAGTCGCCCGAGGCGACCGACGCCGGCCCGTCCGCAGCCGGAGCGTCCGCAGCCGACCCGGCGGCACGCGGTACGGCCGACCGGTCGTCCGGCGGCGGCGCGAGTCTCCCGGCGGCCGGTGCGGCACGAGTCCTCACCGGTCTGCCGACCGCGCCGCTCGCCGAGACGGTCGACCGGTTCTGGTTGCCGCCGGTGCCGCTGCCGGACCGCCCACCGAGCCTGGCGAGCCGGCCGGACCTGTTGTTGCGGCAACTCGGCGCGCCCGCACCGGCGATCGGCGGGCCGGGCCTGGCCGAGCGTCTGCGACAGGCGTACCGGCAGCTCGGCGAGTGAGCGGACCGGTGGTCAGACCCAGCGGTGCCGGTACCTCCACATCAGGGCGGTGTTGGCCACCAGCAGGACGGCGTAGACCGCCCCGGCGAGTCGGCCGGCGAGTACGGTGGTGGCCGGCAGGGCCGCCCACAACACGATGGTCAACAGCAGCAGCATCCGGCCGCGTCGCATCCGGGAACGGTTGTCGAGCCGGGCGAAGAACGCCGGATCGCTCTCCCGGAGGTTGCGGGTGATCTGCTCGAATCGGCGCTGGTCCTCTTTGCTGAGCATGTGCCTTCCCCTCACGCGTTCAGCAACGGCGCCGCGGAATACCCACTGCCGAGAGGGCTCACGCTCTCCTGCTGGTGCTACTTTGACCGGTCCGGCCGCCCTCAGCGGCGGGAGCGCTGCCGGCGTTGACCAGGCAAGTGGGAATGTCACGAACGGTAGGCGCCTGGTGTCGTCTGCGCTGTTCGTGAGGTCCGTGCCCGGCTGATCGGTGCGACACCCGACGCTCGTTTGGCTCGCCAACGCGGCGGTGGACATGTGACCCCCACCCGCATGCGTACACCGGCCGGCTAGACCCAGCGGCTCGGCCGGTGCAGGGTCGCCGGTCGGGAGCCGAGCGGCCGGGGACGCCCGGGGCGTGAACCCGGTGGTCGGGTGGCCGCCCAGCGGCGTCCGGGCCGGTGTCGGCGAGGCGGTTCGGCTCCGCCCGGGTGCTGCTCCGTGTGGTCGGTGGACATCGGATCCCCGCTCCCGGCGCGGGCGCGCCGTCGTGGTGCTCAACGAGCACCGCCCACTCCGCGACGCTGTCGGTACCCCACCGACTCGCCGGGCAGGTGTCTCAGCGACCGCGCCGGGGCAGCGGCAGGTGGCCGGGGACCAGCGCGGAGGTCAGCGTGACACCGCTGGCCCGTAACTCGTCGATCAGGGTGTTCTGCACCAGGTACGAGTCGGGGAGCTGCCAGCGTGCCTGCTCCGGCGCGACCGCCCAGCGGACCGGCCCCTCGGGCAGCCGGGTGGGTGGTGCCGGCACCCACGAGCCGGGGCCGTGCCGCACCACGTGGAAACAGTGCTCCAGCTCGGGGCGCAGCGGATCGCCGGGACGGACCAGGAACATCCAGCGGCCGGTCGGGGTGACCAGCACCGGTCCGCGTACGCCGGGGCCGACCGGGTGAGATCGGACCGCGTCGAGCATCCGCCGGCCCAGGTGGGCGGGGACCTCCAGCACGTCGAACGCGCGGCCGGTGGGCAGCAGGATGCCGTGCGGGCGGGACCGCCACCAGGTGGCCACCCGGGCCGGGTCGGCGCTGGCCGCGTGCTCCCAGTCCTCCAATGCGGGATGGCAGCCGACCGTCGGGCAGCCGGCCCGGCCGCAGACGAAGCGGCTGCGCGCGAGGCAGGCACCGGGCGTCACCTCCCAGCCGTGCAGCGCGTACCGCACCGCGACGCGGCGCAGCCGGACCCGCTCCAACGGCGACAGACGTGCCACGCTCGGTGCGACATTCCCCCACATTGGTGCCATCTCCCCTCGCTGGAACCGACCGGCACCAGCACATACGTCGAACAGCGTCACTGCCGTGGGCTGCGATCGTTTATTTGACAAAGTGGCCGATGCAACTTGCACGAAAGGTACGAGGATCAGCCGTAC from Micromonospora craniellae encodes the following:
- a CDS encoding SWIM zinc finger family protein, which encodes MNEGRFADYGRPRRVDGGLRARSTRGAIGVSWWSRRFLEVLESFALGTRLTRGRAYARAGQVVRLDVHPGRVDAVVQGSRPRPYEVRVAFPPFPADLWARIETELAAQAFFSARLLAGDLPAELEELLATVGAPLFPAAVTDLAQHCSCPDAAVPCKHLAATFYLLAEAFDADPFALLHWRGRSRPDLLARLRELRGTATGSVGESPEATDAGPSAAGASAADPAARGTADRSSGGGASLPAAGAARVLTGLPTAPLAETVDRFWLPPVPLPDRPPSLASRPDLLLRQLGAPAPAIGGPGLAERLRQAYRQLGE
- a CDS encoding DUF3040 domain-containing protein, coding for MLSKEDQRRFEQITRNLRESDPAFFARLDNRSRMRRGRMLLLLTIVLWAALPATTVLAGRLAGAVYAVLLVANTALMWRYRHRWV
- a CDS encoding bifunctional DNA primase/polymerase, which produces MWGNVAPSVARLSPLERVRLRRVAVRYALHGWEVTPGACLARSRFVCGRAGCPTVGCHPALEDWEHAASADPARVATWWRSRPHGILLPTGRAFDVLEVPAHLGRRMLDAVRSHPVGPGVRGPVLVTPTGRWMFLVRPGDPLRPELEHCFHVVRHGPGSWVPAPPTRLPEGPVRWAVAPEQARWQLPDSYLVQNTLIDELRASGVTLTSALVPGHLPLPRRGR